One Henriciella litoralis genomic window carries:
- a CDS encoding TonB-dependent receptor — MSRSAVSALAIGFVASDLVAAAQEVELTSDGGTADVVQQDEDDARKLGVVYVSARKRDEREIDVPVAISALPSVDIERRGLNTLTEISTAIPELRIAENTIGGGGNLAMRGISSATSTSSVDQAVTVNVDGVPVSYAGIIKLGQFDLGQVEVLKGPQALFFGKNATGGIVSLVSAAPTEEFDYRLRTEYEFEAEQIAGEAYVSGPLTEGVLGRLAVRYSDSEGWLDNEVPPPSVVPGSVPPKSDKGPATEEFLAKGSLYIEPSSNFLLKLIGSYGSTEADGNYMLSQRIYCPQGQAQGPFGWSGQDCKLNNVTTQGGLPKSWHAVDPRFPADGVAYTKTEQQVLVADASYQVTDDIELNSITGFYNLNLDAADHISNGPIPFIGFATSIENTAYSQEFRLSNDASNRFNWMLGVFLQDTEYTEDQSTLIGALRPKADFRITGDTLSPFVQLGFDITDQLSLSGGVRYTEETKQQKIGTGQFEGLYPKEINFKNWSPEVTLSYALTANSNIYVAYKEAYKSGGFQTEHVAIPAALTAGTVIDNSFKEEQAEGFEIGAKAYLLDQSLRVSAAAYKFEYTDLQLSSFDSVLVANIISNVGAATTQGVEMDFDYRPASIEGFSLNGAVAYNDATYDEYSPACYNGQTAALGCDIATDTSDLTGERLPRAPEWSAALSGVYEGSLSTALDYRINAGLQYSSEYEGNSDVIPNSQEEGYVSVDAGFALMDKDRVWELAFIGRNLSDEYWVSSSYQVPVTGSDTTLSDIASTVNRGRQLMLRLTYHPQ; from the coding sequence ATGTCCAGGTCCGCCGTTTCGGCGCTGGCAATCGGCTTTGTTGCGTCTGACCTTGTCGCGGCGGCGCAAGAGGTTGAGCTGACATCAGACGGCGGCACAGCCGACGTTGTTCAGCAGGACGAAGACGACGCAAGGAAACTTGGTGTCGTTTATGTGAGCGCACGTAAGCGCGACGAGCGCGAGATTGACGTGCCGGTTGCGATTTCCGCTCTGCCGTCCGTCGATATTGAGCGCAGAGGCCTCAACACCCTGACTGAGATCTCAACAGCCATTCCTGAACTGCGTATTGCTGAAAACACCATCGGCGGCGGGGGTAACCTTGCGATGCGGGGTATTTCCAGCGCGACATCAACGTCGTCTGTCGATCAGGCCGTCACCGTCAATGTCGACGGCGTTCCAGTCTCCTATGCAGGCATTATCAAGCTCGGTCAGTTTGACCTCGGCCAGGTTGAAGTGCTGAAGGGGCCGCAGGCTTTGTTCTTCGGCAAGAACGCCACTGGCGGCATCGTCTCTCTGGTTTCGGCGGCGCCGACAGAAGAATTCGATTACCGTCTCCGTACGGAATATGAATTCGAGGCGGAACAAATTGCTGGAGAAGCCTATGTTTCCGGCCCGCTGACTGAAGGCGTGCTAGGGCGGCTTGCGGTTCGTTATTCCGATAGCGAAGGCTGGCTGGACAATGAAGTTCCGCCTCCCTCTGTGGTTCCCGGCTCGGTCCCTCCAAAAAGCGATAAGGGACCTGCAACGGAAGAGTTTCTTGCCAAAGGCAGCCTCTACATAGAGCCGAGCTCAAATTTTCTTCTGAAGCTTATTGGTAGCTACGGCAGCACCGAGGCAGATGGAAACTACATGCTGTCCCAGCGTATTTACTGCCCGCAAGGTCAGGCGCAGGGGCCGTTCGGCTGGTCCGGCCAGGACTGCAAGCTCAATAATGTGACAACGCAGGGTGGCTTGCCGAAAAGCTGGCATGCGGTCGATCCGCGCTTTCCAGCCGATGGCGTTGCATACACGAAAACCGAACAACAGGTCCTGGTCGCTGATGCATCTTATCAGGTGACCGATGATATCGAGCTGAACTCGATCACAGGTTTCTACAACCTCAATCTAGATGCAGCCGACCACATTTCGAACGGGCCGATACCATTTATTGGTTTTGCGACCAGCATCGAAAATACGGCCTATTCTCAGGAGTTCCGACTCTCGAACGATGCGTCGAACCGTTTCAACTGGATGTTGGGCGTGTTCCTGCAGGACACCGAGTATACCGAAGATCAATCGACGCTCATCGGTGCGCTGCGTCCGAAAGCCGACTTCCGTATTACAGGCGATACCCTTTCGCCATTCGTACAGCTTGGCTTCGATATCACCGATCAACTCAGCTTGTCCGGCGGTGTCCGCTACACGGAAGAGACCAAACAGCAGAAAATTGGCACCGGCCAGTTTGAGGGCCTGTATCCTAAAGAGATCAATTTCAAGAACTGGTCTCCGGAAGTGACGCTCTCCTATGCGCTGACGGCCAATTCCAATATTTATGTTGCATATAAGGAAGCCTACAAGTCGGGCGGCTTCCAGACTGAGCACGTGGCAATTCCCGCTGCTCTGACGGCTGGTACGGTCATCGACAACTCTTTCAAGGAAGAGCAGGCCGAAGGGTTCGAGATCGGCGCAAAGGCCTATCTGCTCGATCAGTCGCTGCGCGTTTCGGCGGCGGCATACAAATTCGAGTATACCGACCTCCAGCTCAGCAGCTTTGACTCTGTCCTGGTTGCCAACATCATCAGCAATGTCGGCGCTGCGACGACCCAGGGCGTTGAGATGGATTTTGACTATCGCCCAGCCAGCATAGAAGGCTTTTCGCTCAACGGTGCAGTTGCCTATAACGATGCGACCTACGACGAATACAGCCCGGCCTGTTACAATGGACAGACCGCTGCTCTTGGTTGCGATATTGCGACAGATACCAGCGACCTGACCGGCGAACGTCTGCCACGGGCTCCGGAATGGAGCGCAGCGCTTTCGGGCGTCTATGAAGGGTCGCTGAGCACAGCGCTCGATTACCGCATCAATGCAGGGCTTCAGTATAGCAGCGAGTATGAAGGCAATTCTGATGTCATTCCGAATTCCCAGGAGGAAGGCTATGTTTCTGTAGATGCCGGCTTTGCCCTTATGGATAAGGACCGTGTCTGGGAACTCGCTTTCATCGGACGCAATCTGTCGGATGAGTATTGGGTGTCGAGCTCCTATCAGGTGCCGGTGACCGGCAGCGACACGACGCTGTCTGACATCGCATCAACAGTGAACCGCGGTCGTCAGCTGATGCTCCGCCTGACCTATCATCCTCAATAG
- a CDS encoding SDR family NAD(P)-dependent oxidoreductase translates to MKLSGKVALVTGVSPNIGGGIVEELWAAGARIVAVDANLPNAEDCANYINSNGGEALAIQCDVTDEAQVTETVARAVAHFGAIDILVNNAAFFNQKGVLDMSYGEWQAQTGVILDGAFLFTKYVAHSMIDGARPGCIINIISTAGHQGQPGNVAYSTSKMGLMNFTNSVAMELASRGIRVNSLTPTATDPSESIERARRWGRNVSADPAMEALMAAFSDHVPMKKLPKPSDYGKAAVFLASDDSAMITGTDLRVDAGAVSKYWAWDPAKG, encoded by the coding sequence ATGAAACTGTCAGGTAAAGTCGCGCTTGTAACGGGTGTCAGCCCTAATATTGGGGGCGGGATCGTCGAGGAATTGTGGGCCGCGGGCGCGCGAATCGTGGCGGTCGACGCCAACTTACCGAATGCGGAAGATTGCGCGAACTATATCAATTCGAACGGTGGTGAGGCGCTGGCAATCCAGTGTGATGTGACTGACGAGGCTCAGGTTACCGAGACGGTGGCTCGGGCTGTGGCGCATTTTGGGGCGATAGATATTCTCGTCAACAATGCGGCCTTCTTTAATCAGAAGGGCGTGCTCGACATGAGCTATGGCGAATGGCAGGCGCAGACCGGCGTTATTCTCGACGGGGCCTTCCTGTTCACCAAATATGTGGCGCACTCAATGATCGACGGGGCGCGACCCGGTTGCATTATAAACATTATCTCCACGGCGGGCCATCAGGGGCAACCTGGCAATGTCGCCTATTCGACCTCGAAAATGGGGCTGATGAATTTCACCAATTCCGTCGCCATGGAGCTTGCCTCCAGGGGGATCCGGGTGAACTCGTTGACGCCGACAGCCACCGACCCTTCAGAGTCGATTGAGCGGGCGCGTCGGTGGGGCCGCAACGTCTCGGCCGATCCGGCTATGGAGGCGCTGATGGCGGCGTTCTCCGATCACGTCCCGATGAAAAAGCTGCCGAAGCCAAGTGATTACGGCAAGGCAGCCGTGTTCCTCGCCTCGGACGATTCGGCAATGATCACTGGTACGGATTTGCGGGTGGATGCCGGTGCTGTCTCCAAGTACTGGGCGTGGGATCCAGCCAAGGGCTGA
- a CDS encoding cytochrome b/b6 domain-containing protein has translation MTSPDTPSPASRSIWDRATRLWHWTIVLAIAAMWFTAEFHYFAIHRIIGILLVAALVFRLYWGLFGSRTARFTSFVRGPKAIGAYIVSLRQKGRAQSVGHSALGALGVVALLLAMAAQLGTGLFAVDTDGMNSGPLARFVSFPIGRTVADLHELSFNILLALIVLHVAAVALYLLGKRINLVRPMITGRGPAVGPDNKKPGPFALIIGVALSVAIAIVLFEL, from the coding sequence ATGACTTCTCCTGACACCCCCTCCCCCGCCTCACGGTCCATCTGGGACCGGGCCACCCGGCTCTGGCACTGGACCATTGTGCTCGCGATCGCAGCGATGTGGTTCACGGCTGAGTTTCACTATTTTGCGATCCACCGGATCATCGGCATCCTGCTGGTCGCAGCCCTCGTGTTTCGCCTCTACTGGGGGCTTTTCGGCAGCCGGACAGCCCGATTCACGAGCTTCGTCCGCGGCCCGAAAGCAATTGGCGCTTATATCGTTTCGCTGAGACAAAAGGGGCGCGCTCAATCGGTTGGCCACAGCGCCCTCGGCGCTCTTGGCGTTGTGGCGCTTCTTCTTGCTATGGCCGCCCAGCTCGGCACAGGCCTGTTCGCCGTTGATACGGACGGCATGAATTCCGGACCGCTCGCCCGCTTTGTGTCCTTCCCGATTGGCCGCACCGTGGCGGACCTACACGAGCTGTCATTCAATATTCTGCTAGCGCTGATTGTTCTGCACGTCGCCGCCGTCGCGCTTTACCTCTTGGGCAAACGCATCAATCTGGTTCGCCCCATGATCACAGGCCGCGGACCGGCTGTAGGGCCAGACAACAAAAAGCCTGGCCCCTTCGCGCTCATTATCGGCGTCGCGCTGTCGGTCGCCATCGCAATCGTGCTGTTTGAGCTTTGA
- a CDS encoding VOC family protein, which yields MINTAKKTSAAIAGALCLQMWLGAPAIAEQHAEEASAEEAQKTEPLVQRIAATVLGVDDLDAAVAFYSDALGLKVVRTSTTDTYSEAILSTGDAAGTKIVLYQSLTDDAEEAPSGRVVFYTSDAASIVEAFRSAGLDVVREATPVSETSAVRIGIVKDANGHTLEFIQAG from the coding sequence ATGATAAATACCGCGAAGAAGACTAGCGCCGCGATTGCGGGCGCGCTCTGCCTGCAGATGTGGCTGGGCGCGCCGGCAATAGCTGAGCAACACGCCGAAGAGGCTTCGGCTGAAGAGGCGCAGAAGACAGAGCCGCTCGTTCAGAGGATTGCCGCCACCGTGCTTGGCGTCGACGATCTGGACGCGGCTGTTGCCTTTTACAGTGATGCACTTGGGTTGAAGGTGGTCAGGACATCGACCACCGACACCTATTCCGAGGCCATACTTTCGACGGGCGATGCGGCCGGCACGAAAATCGTCCTCTATCAAAGCCTGACGGATGACGCCGAAGAGGCGCCGAGTGGGCGCGTTGTTTTCTATACGTCCGATGCGGCTTCGATCGTTGAGGCGTTCAGGTCCGCAGGGCTGGATGTGGTTCGCGAAGCGACACCGGTTTCTGAGACATCAGCTGTCCGTATTGGTATCGTAAAAGATGCCAATGGGCACACGCTGGAATTCATTCAGGCCGGTTAG
- a CDS encoding 2-hydroxychromene-2-carboxylate isomerase has product MAHLEFFFDLSSPWTRLAFHNVQPILRETGSTVTWRPFLVGGVFNAVNKSVYEGRADPDNPKIRHSNKWLQDWAELAGLPMKFPSEHHPVRSVHAMRFCCVLEERQDDLFRFASAAFDAYFSEERNLDDPDVLIEIAASCGFDGQDLARQAGSDPIKLKLRQNTQEVIDRGGFGSPTLFVNGSDIYFGNDQLPLVKQALSKG; this is encoded by the coding sequence ATGGCTCACCTGGAATTCTTTTTTGACCTGTCTTCTCCGTGGACACGGCTCGCGTTTCACAACGTACAGCCCATTCTCCGGGAGACGGGCAGCACTGTGACCTGGCGCCCCTTTCTTGTCGGCGGCGTGTTCAATGCGGTGAACAAGTCAGTTTATGAAGGGCGTGCAGACCCGGACAATCCAAAGATCCGTCACTCGAACAAGTGGCTGCAGGATTGGGCGGAGCTGGCTGGCCTTCCGATGAAATTCCCGTCAGAGCACCACCCGGTAAGATCAGTTCACGCCATGCGTTTTTGCTGTGTACTGGAAGAGCGGCAGGATGATCTATTCCGCTTTGCGAGCGCCGCGTTCGACGCGTATTTTAGCGAAGAGCGCAACCTTGATGACCCGGACGTCCTGATTGAGATCGCGGCCTCTTGCGGGTTTGATGGCCAGGATCTTGCGCGGCAGGCGGGATCAGATCCGATCAAGTTGAAGCTCAGGCAGAATACGCAGGAAGTGATCGACCGGGGCGGGTTTGGATCTCCAACGCTCTTTGTGAACGGGAGCGACATTTATTTCGGCAATGACCAGCTGCCTCTAGTGAAACAGGCGCTGAGCAAGGGCTAA
- a CDS encoding TetR/AcrR family transcriptional regulator: MRRKLIEAATLCLGEFGFGGTTMQRITDKAGVSRGAFLHHFPTRTDLLIAVAENAVLQQNRVVANRLADAKPGRDLFDAITMATWEAMMKPEAIALLEIMMGARSDPDLKKTFPSFIENLQTRQKEGVWATAKAIGITDRDTIISMVHLHVAAMRGLLLEYMYSGDFTAATKSMQLLSSYKDNLTETLLKKG; this comes from the coding sequence ATGCGCCGCAAGCTGATTGAGGCGGCCACGTTGTGTCTTGGCGAATTTGGCTTTGGTGGCACGACAATGCAGCGGATCACCGACAAGGCTGGCGTGAGCCGCGGTGCCTTTCTGCACCATTTTCCGACCCGCACTGATCTCTTGATCGCCGTCGCCGAAAACGCGGTGCTCCAGCAGAACAGGGTGGTGGCAAACAGGCTCGCGGATGCAAAACCGGGACGAGACCTTTTCGACGCGATCACCATGGCGACCTGGGAGGCGATGATGAAGCCGGAAGCCATCGCGCTGCTGGAAATCATGATGGGCGCCCGCAGCGATCCCGATCTCAAAAAGACGTTTCCCTCATTCATCGAGAACCTTCAGACGCGGCAGAAAGAGGGTGTCTGGGCGACGGCAAAAGCAATCGGCATCACAGACAGGGACACCATAATATCCATGGTGCACCTGCACGTCGCGGCGATGCGTGGCTTGCTGCTGGAGTACATGTATTCAGGCGACTTTACGGCCGCCACGAAAAGCATGCAGCTCCTGTCGAGCTACAAGGATAATCTGACCGAAACCCTGCTCAAGAAGGGCTGA
- a CDS encoding TonB-dependent receptor domain-containing protein yields MRNVMATASLAALVLAIPVSAFAQEDALETLNAGVEEDEARQSTVVVTGSAIRGTPEDAALPVEVFTAEELALEGSPTALKFAKDLTISGPTNGESNYFGGGPLLGSPSFNLRGIGADKTLTLLNGRRMSENLSNIPGIAVARTEVLKDGAAVIYGADAVGGVVNFITRDDFVGYEAQGNYTIIDGSDGDFDLGVMAGFGEGDVNFLVSAEWEHRSRLETEERDFSSLSYADNPLPWSPLTNLANYVARSNTFGTLGLLRDFDQSGCEQQGGVFITGVPTYCSYNYAPFYNLVEEQDIYRIYSQINARVNDKMNFRAEAAYGQVKAPNQFNSPSQPALRGPDPSTGATYQYRVPSTNPYTQEFAARNGFALAGLTDYYDIIVFRPFAHQGNPAMGNGEGNSNAADIDYQVWHVTAGIDGELGDFGGPFQNVGYDFAVTYNGAQTYYQDADYVGFRLQDALNGFGGPNCSVADQDPLTPGVQAPGLEGTGGCEFFNPFSSSYAGNPETGATNPNYIPGTENSDELSRWLFDPLIVETLTQSLTYDLVFNGTTGINLPGGEIGWALGGQARTIEIRDVIPSDLYNGATPCPYPGTLNCPGEFGQGPFGFRGVNEPDNLDQQSYSFFGEVALPILDNLNVQAAARREEFSGDLGATVYKISGKWDVVGPFSLRGSYGTNFTAPPAGLSPGEVNQVVRSYAVAGGNWLGGTTRTRSDVQPEEATSWNVGAIWKSRGFASDHDFSLIIDYFDIEIEGEIDELASHSQIASAFFSGAGGLADCSSPFLGRVSLNASPTTNNNGTCVQGVTTAADLNSVQTDFGNGPDRSTAGFDFQMNYRMPVGSADLAFGLTATRVTEQEASATLLDGVEVAPAADFLGGLNFSSIGFASPKWRANGFVNYNRDSHNVRLTGRYVSSLDDARFANGPLQASGYQPGTTTPFDPIDYGKVDSSFMVDVTYVYEFNENLRLTGTVSNIFDEDPPFVYTEFGYDPRIANPLKRTFELGIKATF; encoded by the coding sequence ATGAGAAACGTAATGGCAACCGCCTCACTGGCGGCGCTTGTGCTGGCGATACCTGTTTCGGCGTTCGCGCAGGAAGACGCTCTGGAAACGCTGAATGCTGGCGTTGAGGAAGATGAAGCCCGTCAATCGACGGTCGTGGTCACCGGCTCCGCAATCCGGGGTACGCCGGAAGACGCCGCGCTTCCGGTTGAAGTGTTTACCGCCGAAGAGCTCGCGCTCGAAGGCTCTCCGACCGCGCTTAAATTCGCTAAGGACCTGACGATTTCTGGCCCGACCAATGGTGAATCCAACTATTTCGGTGGTGGTCCACTGCTTGGCTCGCCCTCATTCAACCTTCGCGGCATTGGCGCTGACAAGACGCTGACGCTCCTGAACGGTCGGCGCATGAGCGAGAACCTCTCCAATATTCCGGGGATCGCTGTTGCGCGCACGGAAGTCCTGAAAGATGGCGCTGCTGTTATCTACGGTGCTGATGCGGTCGGCGGTGTCGTCAACTTCATCACGCGCGATGATTTTGTCGGCTATGAGGCTCAGGGTAACTACACCATCATTGATGGCTCTGATGGCGACTTCGATCTTGGCGTGATGGCCGGTTTCGGTGAGGGCGATGTCAACTTCCTCGTCTCTGCCGAGTGGGAACATCGCTCGCGTCTCGAAACGGAAGAACGCGATTTCTCGAGCCTGTCCTACGCGGATAATCCTCTGCCATGGTCGCCTCTGACCAACCTGGCCAACTATGTTGCAAGGAGCAATACGTTCGGCACGCTTGGCCTGCTGCGCGACTTCGATCAGAGCGGTTGTGAACAACAGGGCGGCGTATTCATCACAGGCGTCCCCACATATTGTTCTTACAACTATGCGCCGTTCTACAATCTGGTGGAAGAGCAGGACATCTATCGCATTTACTCGCAGATCAATGCGCGGGTGAATGACAAGATGAACTTCCGGGCTGAGGCGGCCTATGGCCAGGTCAAGGCACCGAACCAGTTCAATTCGCCATCCCAGCCTGCTTTGCGAGGACCAGACCCTTCAACAGGCGCGACCTATCAGTATCGTGTTCCGTCGACAAACCCCTACACTCAGGAGTTTGCCGCACGTAACGGGTTCGCCCTTGCTGGCCTTACGGACTATTACGACATCATTGTTTTCCGGCCATTTGCCCACCAGGGTAATCCGGCTATGGGCAATGGAGAGGGCAACTCCAACGCTGCTGATATCGATTATCAGGTCTGGCATGTGACGGCCGGTATCGATGGTGAGCTGGGCGACTTCGGCGGACCTTTCCAGAATGTCGGCTATGACTTTGCAGTCACCTACAATGGCGCACAGACCTATTATCAGGATGCAGACTATGTCGGCTTCCGACTGCAGGACGCGCTGAATGGTTTTGGCGGACCAAACTGTAGCGTTGCCGATCAGGATCCTCTGACCCCTGGCGTGCAGGCGCCTGGTCTTGAGGGCACGGGCGGTTGTGAGTTCTTCAATCCGTTCTCGTCGTCCTATGCCGGCAACCCTGAAACGGGTGCGACCAACCCGAACTATATTCCGGGGACTGAAAACTCAGATGAATTGTCGCGCTGGCTGTTTGATCCGCTGATCGTGGAGACGCTCACCCAGAGCCTGACCTATGATCTCGTTTTCAATGGCACGACCGGCATCAATTTACCGGGTGGCGAGATCGGCTGGGCGCTTGGCGGCCAGGCACGTACGATCGAAATCCGTGATGTCATTCCGAGCGACCTCTACAATGGTGCAACGCCTTGTCCTTACCCTGGTACTCTGAACTGTCCGGGTGAGTTCGGACAGGGGCCATTTGGCTTCCGCGGTGTCAATGAGCCAGACAATCTGGACCAGCAAAGCTATTCTTTCTTCGGGGAAGTCGCGCTGCCGATCCTTGATAATCTGAATGTTCAGGCTGCTGCCCGACGCGAAGAGTTCTCTGGTGACCTGGGGGCGACGGTCTACAAGATCTCCGGCAAGTGGGACGTGGTTGGCCCGTTCTCCCTTCGCGGATCCTACGGCACTAACTTCACGGCGCCGCCTGCCGGACTAAGCCCTGGCGAAGTCAATCAGGTCGTGCGGTCCTACGCCGTCGCGGGCGGCAACTGGCTTGGTGGCACCACGCGCACGCGCAGCGATGTGCAACCTGAAGAGGCAACATCCTGGAACGTGGGTGCGATCTGGAAGAGCCGAGGCTTTGCGTCCGATCACGACTTCTCGCTCATCATCGACTACTTCGATATCGAGATTGAAGGTGAGATCGACGAGCTTGCGTCCCATAGCCAGATTGCGTCGGCCTTCTTCAGCGGAGCGGGTGGTCTTGCAGATTGTTCCAGCCCGTTCCTTGGACGTGTGTCACTCAATGCGAGCCCAACCACGAACAATAATGGGACCTGTGTCCAGGGCGTGACGACCGCTGCGGACTTAAACAGCGTGCAGACCGACTTTGGTAACGGCCCGGATCGCTCAACAGCAGGCTTTGACTTTCAGATGAACTACCGAATGCCGGTTGGCAGCGCAGACCTTGCGTTCGGTCTGACGGCAACTCGGGTCACCGAGCAGGAAGCGTCAGCCACGCTGCTGGACGGTGTTGAGGTGGCGCCAGCTGCGGATTTTCTCGGCGGTCTGAACTTCTCGTCTATCGGATTTGCATCGCCAAAATGGCGAGCAAACGGCTTCGTCAATTATAATCGTGATAGTCACAATGTCCGCCTTACAGGACGTTATGTGTCGAGCCTCGACGACGCCAGATTTGCGAATGGCCCACTGCAGGCTAGCGGTTACCAGCCTGGTACGACCACACCATTCGACCCGATCGATTATGGCAAGGTCGACAGCTCATTCATGGTCGATGTGACCTATGTCTACGAGTTCAATGAAAATCTTCGTCTGACGGGGACCGTGTCGAACATCTTCGATGAGGATCCGCCATTCGTCTACACCGAGTTCGGTTACGATCCTCGGATTGCGAACCCGCTCAAGCGCACGTTCGAGCTTGGTATCAAGGCGACTTTCTAG
- a CDS encoding MaoC/PaaZ C-terminal domain-containing protein, giving the protein MTFERDPSLPEIRYDRVMSLTKPAEHQWTEKDAMLYALGIGLGQDPLDQNELPFVYEAQLKAFPTFPVVVGFDGGAMEDIGIDYRYVLHGEHAVTLHRPFPSSGQASAISRMVGAWDKGAGKGAVFSEEKVITLKGESAPLVTLRKTSFARAEGGFGGPREGQPAPHAAPDRAPDRTVRIATTPNQALLYRLSGDLNPLHADPATATAAGFPRPILHGLCSFAICCRAVLAEYGNFDPSRIAHHEVRFSAPVYPGETLTIDLWKDGDTVSFEARIEDRGVVAVRNGKTLLRN; this is encoded by the coding sequence GTGACATTTGAAAGAGACCCTTCCCTGCCCGAAATCCGCTACGACCGGGTGATGTCGCTCACCAAGCCAGCGGAACATCAGTGGACCGAAAAAGATGCGATGCTTTACGCGCTCGGGATTGGCCTTGGGCAAGATCCACTCGACCAGAACGAACTTCCCTTCGTTTATGAAGCGCAATTGAAGGCATTTCCCACTTTCCCTGTCGTCGTCGGCTTCGATGGGGGCGCTATGGAAGATATCGGCATAGACTACAGATACGTTCTGCACGGCGAACACGCCGTAACGCTGCATCGCCCCTTCCCGTCGAGCGGCCAAGCTTCCGCGATCAGCCGAATGGTCGGCGCATGGGACAAGGGCGCAGGCAAGGGAGCCGTGTTTTCCGAGGAGAAAGTGATCACCCTCAAAGGCGAATCGGCCCCCCTCGTCACCCTACGGAAGACCAGTTTTGCCCGGGCAGAGGGCGGTTTCGGCGGCCCTCGTGAGGGGCAACCTGCGCCCCATGCCGCTCCCGATCGCGCGCCTGACCGGACAGTCCGCATCGCCACAACGCCGAACCAGGCTTTGCTCTATCGCTTATCTGGTGACCTGAATCCTCTTCACGCCGATCCGGCCACGGCGACGGCCGCGGGCTTTCCACGCCCGATCCTTCACGGGCTCTGCAGTTTTGCAATCTGCTGCCGCGCCGTTCTTGCTGAGTATGGCAACTTTGACCCCAGTCGTATCGCCCATCACGAAGTCCGCTTTTCGGCCCCGGTGTATCCCGGCGAAACGCTGACCATCGACCTCTGGAAAGATGGCGACACGGTTTCGTTCGAAGCGCGGATAGAAGATCGCGGCGTTGTCGCGGTCCGCAATGGCAAGACTCTGCTGCGGAATTGA
- a CDS encoding c-type cytochrome: MKIRTFAFLTVAAVGLLSACGEDSAEVSKTDAADADPALVEQVEARQANFQDMGAAFKAINDELKAGRPDSTTTNFSIDSVVRYGGQVQDWFPVGSGPELGIKMEAKAVIWEEPEDFEARLAQFEEALIDLDAAKGGDAETVQAAFRKTGAACKACHDKYREED; this comes from the coding sequence ATGAAAATCAGAACTTTCGCTTTTCTCACGGTCGCCGCAGTCGGCCTGCTTTCAGCCTGCGGTGAAGATAGCGCCGAGGTCTCAAAGACGGACGCAGCAGACGCTGACCCTGCGCTTGTTGAGCAGGTCGAAGCCCGCCAGGCGAATTTTCAGGACATGGGCGCCGCCTTCAAGGCGATCAATGACGAGCTGAAAGCTGGCCGGCCGGATAGCACGACGACGAACTTCTCGATCGATTCGGTCGTGCGTTATGGCGGTCAGGTGCAAGACTGGTTCCCGGTGGGGTCCGGCCCGGAGCTCGGTATCAAGATGGAGGCCAAGGCTGTCATCTGGGAAGAGCCTGAAGATTTTGAGGCCCGGCTTGCGCAATTTGAAGAGGCGTTGATCGATCTCGACGCAGCGAAAGGCGGCGACGCAGAGACCGTTCAGGCCGCGTTCCGCAAAACTGGAGCCGCCTGCAAGGCATGCCATGATAAATACCGCGAAGAAGACTAG